In Bradyrhizobium sp. WD16, the genomic stretch ACCAACGGTCCCGCTGCGCATATCGGCGAGGTGCTCGAGGTGCCGCTGACGCATCCGCGCAACCGGCTCGAGCTGGCGGGCAACCCGACCTACCTCAAGTGCCGGCAGCGGGTGCTCGAATTCCTTTATGAGCGCCATCGTTTCGTCGAGGCGGCCTGAGGCCGCAGCAGCGTCAAGGAAAAGGACTTGAGATGACCCCGCAGCAGATCGAACAGGTCCAGTCGAGCTTCGCCAAGGTGGCGCCGATCGCCGAACAGGCCGCGGTGATCTTCTACGATCGCCTGTTCGCGCAGGTCCCGGCGATCCGCGCGATGTTTCCGCAGGACATGCGCGAGCAGCACAAGAAGCTGATGGCGACGCTCGCCATCGTCGTCGGCGGTCTCGGCGATCTTCCGACCGTGCTGCCGGCGGCGAGCGCGCTCGCCAGGAGGCATGTCGGTTACGGCGTGACGCCGGAGCACTACCAGGTGGTCGGCGGCGCGCTGCTCTACACCCTGGAGCAGGGGCTCGGCAGCGACTGGACGGCCGAGCTCGCCGCCGCCTGGACCTCGGCCTACACGCTGTTGTCGAACTACATGATCACTGAAGCCTACGGCGCGCCGGCAACCGCCTGAATCAAGGATACGCGCGCCCGTGAGCGAACCTCTGGTCATTATCGGCAACGGCATGGCGGCGGCGCGGCTCGCCGACGAACTGGCGCGCCGCGCGCTCGGCCGCTATGCGATCGCCGTGATCGGCGACGAGCCGCGGCTCGCCTATAACCGCGTGCTGCTGTCATCGGTCCTCGCCGGCGAAATCGGCGCCGACGAGATCGAACTCAAGCCGGCTCGCTGGTGGCGCGACCACGGCGTGACGCTGAGCTACGGCCGCGCCGCCGCCACGGTCGATCTCGCGGCGCGCCACGTCACCCTGGTCGACGGCCGCGAGGTGCCGTTCTCAAAGCTGGTCTTCGCCACCGGCTCGCAGGCCCTGCGCCTTGCGGTGCCGGGCGCCGATCTTGCCGGCGTCCAGACGTTTCGCGACAGTCGCGACGTCGAGAGCCTGTTGCGGCTCGCCGCAGCCAAGCGCCGGGTCGTGGTGGTCGGCGGCGGCCTGCTCGGGCTCGAGGCCGCCTATGGCCTCGCCAAGGCCGGCGCCAGGGTGACACTGGTGCATCTGATGGATCGCCTGATGGAGCGCCAGCTCGATTCCCCGGCGGCGGCGCTGCTCCGGCGCCTCGTCGAGACGAAGGGCGTCGAGGTGCTGCTCGAGGCGTCGACCGCGCGCATCATCGGCGAGGACAAGGTCGAAGGCGTCGAGCTGGCGGACGGCCGGCGTCTCGCCGCCGACGCGGTGATCTTCGCCGCCGGCATCCGCCCCAACGTCGCGCTGGCGCGCGCCGCCGGCGTCGCGGTCGGCCGCGGCATCGTCGTCGGCGACGACCTGCGGACATCGGCGGACGGCGTCTACGCCATTGGCGAATGCGCCGAGCATCGCGCCACGTGTTATGGCCTCGTCGAACCGGCCTATGAGCAGGCGAGGGTGCTGGCCACCGTGCTCGGCGGCGGCGAAGCGCGCTACGCCGGCAGCGTGATCTCGACCAATCTGAAGGTCTCGGGCGTCGCGGTGTTCTCCGCCGGGGATTTCACCGGCGGCGATGCCAGCCACTCCATCGTGCTCCATGACGATCGCCTCGGCACCTACCGCAAGCTCGTGCTTGCCGGCGACCGGCTCGCCGGCGCGGTCCTGGTCGGCGATACCCGTGATGCGCTCTGGTACCTCGAGCTGATCCGCAGCGGCCGATCGGTAAGGGGCCTGCGCCACGATCTGATGTTCGGCGAGCCGGCGGACGCCATGAAAGCGGCGTGAACCGATGCCGCGGGCGAACGATTTTCAGGAAGATGCGGACTGCCCCATGGACGTGATGTCTGGCGCGCCAATGCCGA encodes the following:
- a CDS encoding globin family protein produces the protein MTPQQIEQVQSSFAKVAPIAEQAAVIFYDRLFAQVPAIRAMFPQDMREQHKKLMATLAIVVGGLGDLPTVLPAASALARRHVGYGVTPEHYQVVGGALLYTLEQGLGSDWTAELAAAWTSAYTLLSNYMITEAYGAPATA
- a CDS encoding NAD(P)/FAD-dependent oxidoreductase; the protein is MSEPLVIIGNGMAAARLADELARRALGRYAIAVIGDEPRLAYNRVLLSSVLAGEIGADEIELKPARWWRDHGVTLSYGRAAATVDLAARHVTLVDGREVPFSKLVFATGSQALRLAVPGADLAGVQTFRDSRDVESLLRLAAAKRRVVVVGGGLLGLEAAYGLAKAGARVTLVHLMDRLMERQLDSPAAALLRRLVETKGVEVLLEASTARIIGEDKVEGVELADGRRLAADAVIFAAGIRPNVALARAAGVAVGRGIVVGDDLRTSADGVYAIGECAEHRATCYGLVEPAYEQARVLATVLGGGEARYAGSVISTNLKVSGVAVFSAGDFTGGDASHSIVLHDDRLGTYRKLVLAGDRLAGAVLVGDTRDALWYLELIRSGRSVRGLRHDLMFGEPADAMKAA